One window from the genome of Pirellulales bacterium encodes:
- a CDS encoding alpha/beta hydrolase-fold protein encodes MMVFATWCVDFPAGTVCAFETESPATQGVTLPKTQAFALTSRVGKREYRILVAEPDNSPPATGYSVIYVLDGNAAFATMVDIARTQRRGGAIIVGIGYPGDVPFDPRRTYDFTPSSKRDKLGALFGASEEPTGGQDEFLDFIDNELKPTIEKRFEVNRGRQTLIGHSLGGLFVLHVLFTRPQSFQNYVAGSPSIWWNDQSVLEEERRFHANGAAKVDLLVFVGELETTYMVQDARRLAERLGPLSAAGLRVYFTPFENENHVSVLPAGLSRAYRLALDGSDR; translated from the coding sequence ATGATGGTTTTCGCGACGTGGTGCGTCGACTTTCCTGCCGGCACGGTCTGCGCATTCGAAACGGAATCGCCCGCCACCCAGGGCGTGACCTTGCCTAAGACGCAAGCGTTCGCGCTGACGTCGCGCGTTGGAAAGCGCGAGTATCGAATCCTTGTCGCGGAACCCGATAATTCGCCGCCTGCGACCGGCTATTCCGTCATCTATGTGCTCGACGGCAACGCGGCCTTTGCGACGATGGTCGATATCGCACGAACGCAACGACGTGGCGGCGCCATTATCGTTGGAATCGGTTATCCGGGTGACGTCCCATTTGATCCACGTCGGACCTACGATTTCACCCCTTCGTCGAAACGGGACAAGCTCGGCGCGCTGTTCGGTGCCAGCGAAGAGCCGACCGGGGGCCAAGATGAGTTCTTGGATTTCATCGACAACGAGTTGAAGCCGACTATCGAAAAACGATTCGAAGTGAATCGCGGCCGTCAGACATTAATAGGACACTCACTCGGAGGCCTGTTCGTTCTGCACGTTCTGTTCACTCGTCCGCAGTCCTTTCAGAATTACGTCGCCGGCAGCCCGTCGATCTGGTGGAACGACCAATCGGTACTTGAAGAGGAGCGCCGCTTCCACGCGAACGGCGCGGCCAAAGTCGATCTGCTGGTGTTTGTCGGCGAGTTGGAGACCACTTACATGGTGCAGGACGCACGCCGCCTTGCCGAACGTTTGGGACCGCTGTCAGCTGCCGGGCTGCGGGTTTATTTCACGCCCTTTGAAAACGAGAATCATGTTTCTGTATTGCCCGCCGGCCTGAGTCGCGCCTATCGGTTGGCACTCGACGGCAGTGACCGCTAA
- a CDS encoding PEP-CTERM sorting domain-containing protein produces MRCNLLRTLVIAALGLAAISNHASAGPVTFTIDPTQSSLQAIAYLGGPPSGGGTQITTAQSGTSDTTSLYGSLVADTAAAGGNISFPGGSNVNYTYQPGNFLPDANGGDATGPDPAGTGGAPAQFGLLVNIPGLATGYISISSALSDISDFSAGGTPLSGGSFDATQQNVLVTQGSIAYWISAPALSATPLFGSSVIAPPTLAAQNGVDSAGNSNGQVGSVTTIGGVTTITLPIFADQVVSVSGLPVDVVFTGQIVATATVPEPTTFALAGFGIVGLMLVATRRLRRS; encoded by the coding sequence ATGAGGTGCAATCTGTTGCGAACGCTCGTGATCGCCGCGCTCGGCTTGGCCGCGATCAGCAACCACGCAAGCGCGGGACCGGTGACTTTCACCATTGATCCCACGCAAAGTTCCTTGCAAGCCATTGCCTATCTTGGTGGGCCACCGTCAGGTGGTGGTACTCAAATCACCACGGCTCAATCGGGCACGAGCGACACGACCAGCCTGTATGGCTCTCTCGTCGCTGATACCGCCGCAGCCGGGGGAAACATTAGCTTCCCTGGCGGGAGCAATGTGAATTACACATACCAACCCGGAAACTTTCTGCCGGATGCTAACGGCGGCGATGCCACGGGTCCGGACCCGGCCGGGACGGGTGGCGCCCCTGCGCAGTTCGGACTGCTGGTGAACATCCCGGGCCTTGCCACCGGGTATATCTCGATCAGCTCAGCGCTGTCGGATATTTCTGACTTTTCCGCTGGTGGAACTCCGCTGTCTGGCGGTTCGTTCGACGCCACTCAGCAGAACGTTCTTGTTACTCAAGGTAGCATCGCGTACTGGATCTCTGCTCCGGCGCTTTCAGCGACCCCCCTCTTCGGTTCGTCGGTCATAGCGCCGCCGACTCTCGCGGCGCAAAACGGCGTCGATAGCGCTGGTAACAGCAATGGGCAAGTCGGCAGTGTGACCACCATCGGAGGCGTGACTACGATCACGCTGCCGATCTTTGCGGACCAAGTGGTCAGCGTCAGTGGTCTGCCAGTCGACGTTGTCTTTACCGGCCAGATCGTGGCCACCGCTACCGTTCCTGAGCCGACGACGTTCGCGTTGGCTGGCTTTGGCATCGTCGGCTTGATGTTGGTTGCCACTCGTAGACTACGAAGGAGCTAG
- a CDS encoding serine hydrolase domain-containing protein codes for MPSSLRKAINLAGILIALSPGYEGGRLAFNSARGDEVDEYVEAQRAQLRIPGLALLVVKDGRTIKAQGYGLANVELQAPVTAESIFQLGSVGKQFTATAVMMLVERGKLAVDDPVNKYLTAAPDNWHAITIRHLLSHTAGVGDFSASFDMRKDCTEDELLNAIFQIPLHSAPGEGWHYSNPGYVALGILIGKVTGQFYGDFLRDQIFRPLGMTATRIISEDDIVPHRAAGYRLVDGELKNQKWVSPTMNSTADGSLYTNLLDMAKWDAALSDKRLLKTETLEQMWTVATLNDGKPNPGNYGFGWFCEEINGHKVVMHSGAWQGFVAHIARYRDDKLTVVMLANLSADSSKGFFKIGQTVAGMYVRELAPARD; via the coding sequence GTGCCATCGTCCCTCCGGAAAGCGATTAACTTGGCTGGGATCTTGATCGCGCTGTCGCCCGGCTACGAAGGCGGCCGATTAGCATTTAATTCCGCCCGGGGGGACGAAGTCGATGAATACGTTGAAGCACAACGCGCGCAATTGCGAATCCCAGGACTGGCGTTATTGGTCGTTAAAGACGGTCGAACGATCAAGGCCCAAGGCTATGGATTAGCCAATGTCGAGCTTCAAGCGCCGGTCACTGCGGAATCGATATTTCAACTAGGTTCGGTCGGCAAGCAGTTCACAGCAACAGCTGTGATGATGCTGGTCGAACGTGGCAAGTTGGCGGTCGACGATCCCGTCAACAAGTACTTGACCGCGGCACCGGACAATTGGCATGCCATCACGATTCGGCACTTACTTTCGCATACCGCCGGCGTTGGGGATTTCTCTGCGTCCTTCGATATGCGCAAGGATTGCACGGAGGACGAGCTGCTGAACGCGATCTTTCAGATTCCGCTGCACAGCGCGCCAGGCGAAGGGTGGCATTACAGCAATCCAGGATACGTTGCACTGGGGATCTTGATAGGCAAAGTCACAGGCCAGTTCTACGGCGATTTTCTGCGCGACCAGATCTTCCGGCCTTTGGGCATGACAGCGACGCGCATTATCAGCGAAGACGATATCGTGCCGCACCGCGCTGCGGGGTATCGCCTGGTCGATGGAGAACTCAAGAATCAGAAATGGGTTTCGCCCACGATGAATTCAACCGCCGACGGCAGTCTCTACACGAACCTGCTCGACATGGCGAAATGGGATGCCGCATTAAGCGACAAACGGCTACTCAAAACGGAAACGCTCGAGCAAATGTGGACGGTCGCGACTCTGAACGACGGCAAGCCAAACCCAGGCAACTACGGCTTCGGATGGTTTTGCGAAGAGATCAACGGACACAAGGTTGTCATGCACTCAGGAGCCTGGCAAGGGTTTGTTGCTCATATTGCCCGCTACCGGGACGATAAGCTCACAGTAGTAATGCTGGCGAATTTGTCTGCGGATTCGTCCAAGGGTTTTTTCAAAATCGGCCAAACCGTCGCCGGCATGTACGTGCGTGAGCTCGCGCCGGCGAGGGACTAG